A genomic segment from Conger conger chromosome 2, fConCon1.1, whole genome shotgun sequence encodes:
- the f8a gene encoding 40-kDa huntingtin-associated protein, with product MNMAAEGDFLMRYRAVSNKLKKRFLRKPNVAEASEQFGQLAKELKQQDCLQYAAFCNLAMARCEQTLFNAPGEALALTEAARLFLLSERESRALRAPGFDEHLQAALNCYSFAIKVYIEMNQPVMAASLSLELGNALKEMNRHGEAIVHYQRAAELQAQTPVESLLSLGEMASCKILTRDYDGALAVLTEMQYTCQERGLQLPGTNTPVGAFLDIVARCEISRVLLLMLLEPPPQKLLPEHAQTLERYAWESFDSHSQVTFLPENVFLLLQSVVMACQEKDTESLKSLQTELWPLLSAEQNHLLHLVVQERITPSGQGI from the exons ATGAACATGGCTGCGGAAGGTGATTTCCTGATGCGATATCGAGCAGTATccaataaattaaaaaa GCGATTTCTTCGAAAGCCAAATGTTGCTGAGGCAAGCGAACAGTTTG GTCAGTTGGCCAAAGAGCTCAAACAGCAGGACTGTCTGCAGTATGCTGCATTTTGTAACCTGGCCATGGCAAG ATGTGAGCAGACGTTGTTCAATGCCCCAGGGGAGGCGCTTGCTCTTACGGAGGCAGCCCGGCTGTTCCTGCTCTCCGAGCGGGAAAGCCGCGCACTCCGAGCCCCAGGCTTTGACGAACACCTTCAGGCTGCACTCAATTGCTACAGCTTTGCTATCAAG GTGTACATAGAAATGAACCAGCCTGTGATGGCTGCTAGTCTCTCTCTAGAGCTGGGAAATGCTCTGAAG GAGATGAACAGACACGGAGAGGCCATAGTTCACTACCAGCGGGCCGCGGAGCTGCAAGCACAGACCCCAGTTGAGTCTCTGCTTTCTCTTGGGGAAATGGCCTCCTGCAAAATTCTAACAC gtgactATGACGGCGCACTAGCTGTTCTTACAGAGATGCAGTACACGTGTCAGGAGAGGGGGCTGCAGCTGCCTGGTACCAACACACCTGTGG GGGCGTTTTTGGATATTGTGGCCAGATGTGAGATCTCCAGAGTGCTTCTCCTCATGCTGTTAGAG CCTCCACCTCAGAAGTTGCTACCAGAACACGCTCAGACCCTGGAGAGGTACGCCTGGGAATCCTTTGATTCTCACAGCCAGG TGACTTTCCTGCCCGAGAATGTCTTTTTACTTCTGCAGTCCGTGGTG ATGGCCTGCCAGGAGAAAGATACAGAGTCTCTAAAATCTCTACAGACTGAATTGTG GCCCCTGCTGTCTGCAGAGCAGAACCACCTGCTGCATCTGGTGGTTCAGGAGCGCATCACTCCCTCAGGGCAAGGAATTTAG
- the emp1 gene encoding epithelial membrane protein 1, protein MLILLAGIFIFHITTIILLLIATIDNAWWVTETVSTDVWGQWVMVNGGWNYTDIPDSALQDYLHAVQASAVLACVFSILGLFVFLAQLFTLGKGQRFTFSGLFQLISCLCIMIAASIYTDVFHKEESGSHGHCFTIAWISFVFTFISSVIYFVLRKKSE, encoded by the exons ATGTTAATACTCCTGGCCGGAATCTTCATCTTCCACATTACCAccatcatcctcctcctcattgCCACAATCGACAAT GCCTGGTGGGTCACAGAAACTGTGTCCACGGATGTGTGGGGTCAGTGGGTGATGGTCAATGGAGGCTGGAATTACACTGACATCCCCGACAGTGCCCTACAAG ATTACCTCCACGCAGTGCAGGCCAGTGCGGTGCTGGCCTGTGTGTTCTCCATCCTGGGGCTGTTTGTGTTCCTGGCCCAGCTCTTCACCCTGGGCAAGGGGCAGCGCTTTACCTTCTCCGGCCTCTTCCAGCTCATCTCCT GCCTGTGTATAATGATCGCTGCCTCCATCTACACGGATGTCTTCCACAAGGAGGAGAGCGGCTCTCACGGACACTGCTTCACCATCGCCTGGATCTCCTTTGTGTTCACCTTCATCTCCAGCGTCATCTACTTCGTCCTTCGAAAGAAGAGCGAGTGA